A single region of the Panthera tigris isolate Pti1 chromosome B1, P.tigris_Pti1_mat1.1, whole genome shotgun sequence genome encodes:
- the LOC102966020 gene encoding 60S ribosomal protein L31-like: MAPPEKGSKKGHSAIIKVVTREYTVSIHKCIHGAGFKKRASQAFKEIWKFVMKEMGPADVCFDTRLNKAVWAKGIRNVPYCNHVWLSRKRNKDEDSPNRL; the protein is encoded by the coding sequence ATGGCTCCCCCAGAGAAGGGTAGCAAGAAGGGCCATTCTGCCATCATCAAGGTAGTGACCAGAGAATACACTGTCAGCATTCACAAGTGCATCCATGGAGCGGGGTTCAAGAAGCGTGCCTCTCAAGCATTCAAAGAGATCTGGAAATTTGTCATGAAAGAGATGGGACCTGCAGATGTGTGCTTTGACACCAGGCTCAACAAAGCTGTCTGGGCCAAAGGAATAAGGAATGTGCCATACTGTAACCATGTGTGGTTGTCCAGAAAACGTAATAAGGATGAAGATTCACCAAATAGGCTCTAG